One genomic window of Paenibacillus xylanilyticus includes the following:
- a CDS encoding response regulator transcription factor — translation MRYTVLIADDEPEIVELLQLYLEKDYDIRTAANGAEALECIRSVPIDLVILDIMMPVMDGLQLIKQIRATHHMPVLFLSAKSQDHDKILGLGLGADDYISKPFNPLEIFARVEALLRRVNQFDAHESSAPQETNLVLGELMLDRSKCVLFRSGKPVTLTSTEYKIVDLLLEQPGRVFTRKKIYEAVWGDYYAHEDSTIMVHISNIREKIERDSRQPEYLKTIRGLGYKIEAPTES, via the coding sequence ATGAGATACACCGTATTGATTGCAGATGATGAACCAGAGATCGTGGAACTGCTTCAACTGTACCTTGAAAAGGACTATGACATCAGGACTGCCGCGAATGGAGCGGAGGCACTGGAATGCATTCGTTCTGTACCGATCGATCTTGTCATTTTGGATATTATGATGCCTGTAATGGATGGACTTCAGTTAATCAAGCAAATCAGGGCAACCCATCATATGCCCGTCCTGTTTCTATCCGCCAAAAGCCAGGACCATGACAAGATTCTCGGACTTGGACTCGGTGCAGATGATTATATTTCGAAGCCGTTTAATCCGCTGGAGATTTTTGCTCGTGTAGAAGCTTTGTTAAGACGTGTGAATCAATTTGACGCCCATGAATCCTCCGCACCCCAGGAGACCAATCTGGTTCTCGGTGAACTTATGCTGGATCGCTCCAAATGTGTGCTTTTTCGATCAGGCAAACCGGTAACCCTAACCTCCACGGAATACAAAATTGTGGATCTGCTGCTGGAGCAGCCTGGCCGGGTATTTACACGCAAGAAAATCTACGAGGCGGTATGGGGGGACTATTACGCGCATGAAGATAGCACCATTATGGTGCACATCAGCAACATACGCGAGAAGATCGAACGCGACTCCAGACAACCGGAATATTTAAAAACGATAAGGGGACTCGGATACAAAATTGAAGCGCCAACGGAAAGCTAG